A genomic segment from Arcobacter acticola encodes:
- a CDS encoding ATP-binding protein → MQYDINLILFYGITFGILIMTIVYTFIRYIYSKEIFYISYCFMQIFSLVYIAAFSNLFEISSFIQELSLLIASISAVLFAITFYEGKFLPKISNYKELIINTLLLNVVILTAFYHYMLFEYIPYTIIYAILFISIVFNLKQGFKPTLIYVLGWSIFCILLFAFDFKNYYIQKGYFDIVLSVFAIEAILFTISVGYKYNDLKNQNKSFEKMVLQQSKFVKSGEMIANITHQFRQPLNNISYILINLKKKFENNSLDEIYFDKKFIQANNQLEFLSKTIEDFKEFYTNSKDKNNFSVKEAISNALTILSADLKSNNIELDLKFDTFEEVEIFGVKSEFTQVILSIISNAIDVLKNIENPKIKILVFSNSAEVTISLADNGGGIKSKNIKKIFEPYFSTKEQGFGIGLYLSKMIIEESFLGKISVENQKEGAVFSLFIEKAL, encoded by the coding sequence TTGCAATATGATATCAACTTAATCTTATTTTATGGGATTACTTTTGGAATATTAATAATGACTATTGTATATACTTTTATTAGATATATATACTCAAAAGAGATATTTTATATAAGTTACTGTTTTATGCAGATTTTTTCTTTAGTTTATATTGCAGCATTTAGCAATCTTTTTGAAATTAGTAGTTTTATTCAAGAATTATCTTTATTAATTGCTAGTATTAGTGCTGTACTTTTTGCAATTACTTTTTATGAAGGTAAGTTTTTGCCAAAAATTTCAAACTATAAAGAGCTAATAATTAATACCTTACTTTTAAATGTGGTTATATTAACAGCTTTTTATCACTATATGCTTTTTGAGTATATTCCTTATACTATTATATATGCAATTTTATTTATATCTATTGTTTTTAATTTAAAGCAAGGTTTTAAACCAACACTTATATATGTTCTTGGTTGGTCGATTTTTTGTATTTTATTATTTGCTTTTGATTTTAAAAATTACTACATACAAAAAGGGTATTTTGATATTGTATTAAGTGTATTTGCAATTGAAGCAATTTTATTTACTATTTCGGTTGGGTATAAATATAATGATTTGAAAAATCAAAATAAAAGTTTTGAAAAAATGGTTTTACAGCAATCTAAATTTGTAAAATCAGGAGAGATGATAGCAAATATAACCCACCAATTTAGACAACCTTTAAATAACATCTCTTATATTCTAATAAATCTAAAGAAAAAGTTTGAAAATAATAGTTTAGATGAAATATATTTTGATAAGAAGTTTATTCAAGCAAATAACCAACTTGAATTTTTATCAAAAACAATTGAAGATTTTAAAGAGTTTTATACAAATTCAAAAGATAAAAACAACTTTTCTGTAAAAGAAGCAATATCAAATGCTCTTACAATTTTATCGGCTGATTTAAAAAGTAACAATATAGAACTTGATTTAAAATTTGATACCTTTGAAGAGGTGGAAATTTTTGGAGTTAAAAGTGAATTTACTCAAGTTATACTCTCTATTATCTCAAATGCAATTGATGTTTTAAAAAATATTGAAAATCCAAAAATAAAAATACTTGTTTTTTCAAATAGTGCTGAGGTTACTATTAGTTTAGCAGATAATGGTGGTGGAATAAAAAGTAAAAATATAAAAAAGATATTTGAGCCATATTTTTCTACAAAAGAGCAAGGATTTGGAATTGGTTTATATTTAAGTAAAATGATAATTGAAGAGAGTTTCTTGGGAAAAATAAGTGTAGAAAACCAAAAAGAGGGGGCTGTGTTTTCCCTCTTTATTGAAAAAGCTCTTTGA
- the ccoG gene encoding cytochrome c oxidase accessory protein CcoG: MSYSKKRYLVYFFITLFIMVIPFITLNNNHLLLLSFDKLQFHFLGIVYNVSELYVMPFLLMFLFIGIFAITSIFGRVWCGWGCPQTIFRVIYRDLIESTILDLRRIKNKQKDINYNKRSNQIKKYIAIVLWSIICLIIASNFMLYFVASEDFFTYIQNPSEHSFMIIFIISIAVFLIYDIVFMKENFCTYICPYSRIQSVLYDDNTKQVSYDYTRGGKIYENSVKSIFKLKDLNANDECTTCEACVKICPTHIDIRKGLQVECINCLECSDACANVMKKFDKPSLINWGSTNKVINKKNISIFTKRNITYFSSLFLCIFLAFYFSLDKEDFLVNVNKTTQLYKTKENGVIANNYVLTFHNTQDKTLIFHIKLEDEKNYKIKRFESFALDAGKKIKKVLIIETTKDYVKSKDNANIKIEIKTLNESLKVIKNISFIHP, encoded by the coding sequence ATGTCTTATTCAAAAAAAAGATATTTAGTCTATTTTTTTATTACCTTATTTATTATGGTAATACCTTTTATCACACTAAATAATAATCACTTATTGTTGCTATCTTTTGATAAATTACAGTTTCATTTTTTAGGTATAGTTTATAATGTAAGTGAACTTTATGTAATGCCGTTTTTACTTATGTTTTTATTTATTGGTATTTTTGCCATTACTTCTATTTTTGGTAGAGTTTGGTGTGGTTGGGGCTGTCCTCAAACTATTTTTAGAGTTATATACAGAGATTTAATAGAAAGTACAATTCTTGATTTAAGAAGAATAAAAAACAAACAAAAAGATATTAATTATAATAAAAGAAGCAATCAAATCAAAAAATATATAGCTATAGTTTTATGGAGTATTATTTGTTTGATCATAGCTTCAAATTTTATGCTTTATTTTGTAGCAAGTGAAGATTTTTTTACATATATTCAAAATCCAAGTGAACATAGTTTTATGATTATATTTATTATATCAATTGCTGTTTTTTTAATATACGATATTGTTTTTATGAAAGAAAATTTCTGTACTTACATATGTCCTTATTCAAGAATACAATCTGTTTTATATGATGATAATACAAAACAAGTAAGTTATGATTATACAAGAGGTGGAAAAATCTATGAAAACAGTGTTAAATCAATATTTAAATTAAAAGATTTAAATGCCAATGATGAGTGTACGACCTGTGAAGCCTGTGTTAAGATTTGCCCTACTCATATAGATATAAGAAAAGGTTTACAAGTTGAGTGTATAAACTGTCTAGAGTGTAGTGATGCTTGTGCTAATGTTATGAAAAAGTTTGATAAACCATCATTAATAAATTGGGGAAGTACAAATAAAGTAATAAATAAAAAAAATATATCAATTTTTACAAAAAGAAATATCACATATTTTAGCTCTTTATTTTTATGTATATTTTTAGCATTTTATTTTTCTTTAGATAAAGAGGATTTTTTAGTAAATGTAAATAAAACAACACAACTTTATAAAACAAAAGAAAATGGTGTAATTGCAAATAACTATGTTTTAACATTTCATAATACTCAAGATAAAACTCTAATTTTTCATATAAAATTAGAAGATGAAAAAAATTATAAAATCAAAAGATTTGAAAGTTTTGCATTAGATGCTGGCAAAAAAATCAAAAAAGTTCTAATTATTGAAACAACAAAAGATTATGTAAAATCAAAAGATAATGCAAATATTAAAATAGAAATAAAAACTTTAAATGAAAGTTTAAAAGTAATTAAAAATATATCTTTTATTCATCCATAA
- a CDS encoding response regulator transcription factor — translation MLKKYYKNIKILYVEDDEIARENGIEYLENYFELIYDASDAIKALQLYEKYKPDIIITDIQMPKLNGLEFVKRIRQKDKKTQVIIITAFSDKDYLLKAIELGLVKYLVKPVREKEFEEALFLCINALEKDETNIIQLDEITFFDTFNKNLISSNEMVKLRAKELNFLELLIKNKNRYVSYEEIENYVWNDSVMTKDALKTLVKNIKTKIPKDLILNLTNSGYKIAI, via the coding sequence ATGTTAAAAAAATACTACAAAAATATAAAAATTCTATATGTGGAAGACGATGAAATAGCTAGAGAAAATGGTATAGAATACTTAGAAAACTATTTTGAGTTAATCTACGATGCTAGTGACGCGATTAAAGCCTTACAATTATATGAAAAATACAAACCTGATATTATAATCACAGATATTCAAATGCCAAAATTAAATGGTTTAGAATTTGTAAAAAGAATTAGACAAAAAGATAAAAAAACTCAAGTTATAATTATTACAGCTTTTAGTGATAAAGACTATTTACTAAAAGCAATTGAGTTAGGTTTAGTAAAATATTTAGTAAAACCTGTACGTGAAAAAGAGTTTGAAGAAGCTTTGTTTTTATGTATAAATGCTCTAGAAAAAGATGAAACAAATATTATTCAATTAGATGAAATTACCTTTTTTGATACTTTTAATAAAAATCTTATTTCATCTAATGAAATGGTAAAACTAAGAGCAAAAGAGTTGAATTTTTTAGAGTTATTAATTAAAAATAAAAATAGATATGTAAGTTATGAAGAAATTGAAAACTATGTTTGGAATGATAGTGTTATGACAAAAGATGCTTTAAAAACATTAGTAAAAAATATAAAAACAAAAATACCAAAAGATTTAATTCTTAATCTTACAAATAGTGGATATAAAATTGCAATATGA
- a CDS encoding methylated-DNA--[protein]-cysteine S-methyltransferase — protein MREYKSQTKEIIATTTFSTPIGEMFAAASKKGIVMLCFFTPFNIEAKIQTLKDTLNADVIPANSEIFDALKQQLDEYFNKQRTTFEIPLQLIGSPFQVKAWKELLNIPYGKTISYKEQALNIQQDKAHRAVANANAQNMIAILVPCHRVIASNGKLSGYNGGVEKKEFLLKLESNND, from the coding sequence ATGAGAGAATATAAATCACAAACAAAAGAAATAATAGCAACAACAACATTTTCAACACCTATTGGTGAAATGTTTGCAGCAGCATCCAAAAAAGGCATTGTAATGCTTTGTTTTTTCACACCATTTAATATAGAAGCAAAGATTCAAACACTAAAAGACACACTAAATGCGGATGTTATTCCTGCGAATAGTGAGATATTTGATGCTTTAAAACAACAATTAGATGAATATTTTAATAAACAAAGAACTACATTTGAAATTCCATTACAGTTAATCGGTTCTCCTTTTCAAGTAAAAGCGTGGAAAGAACTATTAAATATTCCATATGGAAAAACAATATCTTATAAAGAACAAGCTTTAAATATACAACAAGATAAAGCCCATAGAGCAGTAGCAAATGCGAATGCACAAAATATGATAGCAATATTAGTTCCATGTCATAGAGTAATTGCAAGTAATGGAAAACTTAGTGGTTACAATGGTGGAGTTGAGAAAAAAGAATTTTTATTAAAATTAGAATCAAATAATGAT